One segment of Gordonia terrae DNA contains the following:
- a CDS encoding alanine racemase, producing MSASSEGLDASQAGGTTPTPWLSDPESHWAAIDQAVTDAGLDAPVLALDRAALEHNIADLTRRSAGVPIRLATKSVRVRSVVEDIVGRPGFHGVLAYDLAEAHWLATQSGIGEVLMGYPSVRRNALAALIADEVATSRVSVLVDSVDQLDVIDSVVSAGARPPIRVAIDLDASYRLLGGRVHIGVRRSPVHSRRDALELARDVVARPGFDLVGVMSYEAQVAGVADAVPGKALANRAVRAMQHRSMAELRRRRSKVIGELRQIADLEFVNGGGTGSLEETARDRAVTDIAAGSGLFGGHLFDGYQRFRPAPALAFGLDVVRRPAPGIVTCAGGGWIASGPPAADRLPSPVWPQGLAFVGTEAAGEVQTPLRGAAADRVAVGDRVWFRHTKSGEVCERAREVAIIDRDDAGRATVSEVVPTYRGEGKCFL from the coding sequence ATGTCAGCTTCGAGTGAGGGTCTCGACGCGTCCCAGGCCGGCGGGACGACGCCCACCCCCTGGCTGAGCGACCCCGAATCCCACTGGGCGGCAATCGATCAGGCGGTCACCGACGCGGGACTCGACGCCCCCGTCCTCGCACTCGACCGGGCCGCCCTGGAGCACAACATCGCCGACCTCACCCGACGGTCGGCGGGTGTCCCCATCCGGCTGGCCACCAAATCGGTCCGCGTCCGCTCGGTCGTCGAGGACATCGTCGGTCGCCCCGGTTTCCACGGCGTACTCGCCTACGACCTGGCCGAGGCGCACTGGTTGGCCACGCAGTCGGGAATCGGCGAGGTGCTGATGGGTTATCCCAGCGTGCGGCGGAATGCGCTGGCGGCCCTGATCGCCGACGAGGTCGCGACGAGCCGGGTGAGCGTGCTCGTGGACTCCGTCGACCAGCTCGACGTCATCGATTCCGTCGTGTCAGCCGGCGCCCGGCCGCCGATCCGAGTCGCCATCGACCTCGATGCGTCGTACCGCTTGCTCGGCGGACGGGTCCACATCGGCGTGCGCCGCTCACCGGTGCACTCACGTCGAGATGCACTCGAGCTCGCACGAGATGTCGTGGCCCGTCCCGGCTTCGACCTCGTCGGAGTCATGTCCTATGAGGCGCAGGTCGCCGGGGTGGCCGACGCCGTCCCGGGTAAGGCGTTGGCGAACCGCGCCGTCCGGGCGATGCAGCATCGTTCGATGGCCGAGTTGCGCCGTCGTCGGAGCAAGGTGATCGGGGAACTGCGTCAGATCGCGGACCTGGAGTTCGTCAACGGCGGCGGCACCGGATCCCTCGAGGAGACCGCACGCGATCGCGCGGTCACCGACATCGCGGCCGGCAGCGGGCTGTTCGGCGGCCACCTGTTCGACGGTTATCAGCGCTTCCGGCCCGCGCCCGCACTGGCCTTCGGGCTCGACGTCGTCCGGCGCCCCGCCCCCGGCATCGTGACCTGTGCGGGCGGCGGGTGGATCGCCTCCGGCCCGCCGGCCGCCGACCGGCTGCCGTCACCGGTGTGGCCGCAGGGACTCGCCTTCGTCGGCACCGAGGCGGCCGGCGAGGTGCAGACCCCACTGCGGGGTGCGGCCGCCGACCGGGTCGCCGTCGGAGATCGGGTGTGGTTCCGGCACACCAAGTCCGGCGAGGTGTGCGAGCGGGCTCGCGAGGTCGCGATCATCGATCGGGACGACGCCGGGCGGGCCACGGTGAGCGAGGTCGTGCCGACCTACCGAGGAGAGGGCAAGTGCTTCCTGTGA
- a CDS encoding TetR/AcrR family transcriptional regulator produces the protein MARMSVDQRRSALIESAYRVIADHGVEGATTRRICAHAGMPLASFHYAFESRTALLCAVMETAVPTDIERMLHAVLPAADYGSEPGPETIRSSMVRQFHAFYDLLKADPGRMQATIALGIYAHNHPELQQVGKHMYEQLYRVASAGLRSMADLTPIVWTTPVEDLGPLIIAATNSITLVYLSTADDKVVDAIIRSIADQLMTYVSFE, from the coding sequence GTGGCACGGATGTCCGTCGACCAACGTCGAAGCGCGCTCATCGAATCGGCGTACCGCGTGATCGCCGATCACGGGGTCGAGGGTGCGACGACCCGTCGCATCTGCGCCCACGCCGGGATGCCGCTCGCGAGCTTCCACTACGCGTTCGAGAGCCGCACCGCACTGTTGTGCGCGGTGATGGAGACGGCGGTGCCCACCGACATCGAGCGCATGCTGCACGCCGTGCTGCCCGCCGCCGACTACGGATCGGAGCCCGGGCCGGAGACGATCCGGTCGAGCATGGTGCGGCAATTCCACGCGTTCTACGACCTGTTGAAAGCCGACCCGGGACGGATGCAGGCGACCATCGCGCTCGGCATCTACGCCCACAATCACCCGGAGCTGCAGCAGGTCGGCAAGCACATGTACGAGCAGCTCTACCGGGTCGCCTCGGCGGGGCTGCGGTCGATGGCCGACCTGACGCCCATCGTGTGGACCACGCCGGTCGAGGACCTCGGTCCGCTCATCATCGCGGCGACCAACTCGATCACACTCGTCTACCTCAGCACCGCCGACGACAAGGTCGTCGACGCGATCATCCGCTCGATCGCCGACCAGCTCATGACCTATGTCAGCTTCGAGTGA
- a CDS encoding MBL fold metallo-hydrolase translates to MDVTSTTGRKGTTDLRHDVLARVGSAGAAVADAVVGRLAAEGLGPARALGASRAEIAPHVLHSPHQRDGAFDNPEPPSIADPSLQVLTDMARRPGRPRRPVLVTVPRFDAPADLAVTWLGHATAVVDIDGARVITDPVLSRRCSPSQIVGPARMHAAPLSASQLPPLDVVLISHDHYDHLDMDTVTTIADTQPDAVFVTTIGVGAHLASWGIAEDRIRQADWWEEVVVPTRAGELRFTCGPARHFSGRWLARNLTQWGSWAIAGRDHKVFFSGDTGHSERFEDVGARLGPFDLTLIAVGAYDVMWPDIHVNPEEALSVHRMVSPGSGSDSVFIPIHWGTFNLARHPWGEPIARLRADSRPDTPTILVPQPGGSIDLTHRTGTGVAQPGWWEASA, encoded by the coding sequence GTGGACGTGACCTCCACGACCGGTAGAAAAGGCACGACCGACCTGCGCCACGATGTCCTCGCGCGCGTGGGTTCGGCAGGAGCGGCGGTGGCCGACGCCGTCGTCGGGCGGCTCGCGGCCGAGGGACTCGGCCCCGCCCGCGCGCTCGGCGCCTCCCGTGCGGAGATCGCGCCGCATGTGCTCCACAGCCCGCACCAGCGCGATGGCGCCTTCGACAACCCGGAACCCCCGTCGATCGCCGACCCGAGCCTGCAGGTCCTCACCGACATGGCCCGGCGGCCCGGCCGGCCGCGCCGACCCGTCCTGGTGACGGTCCCGCGCTTCGACGCGCCGGCCGACCTCGCCGTCACCTGGCTCGGTCACGCCACCGCCGTCGTCGACATCGACGGCGCCCGTGTCATCACCGACCCCGTTCTCAGCCGTCGCTGTTCGCCGAGTCAGATCGTCGGTCCCGCACGCATGCACGCCGCGCCTCTGTCGGCGTCTCAATTGCCGCCGCTCGACGTCGTCCTGATCAGTCACGATCACTACGACCACCTCGACATGGACACCGTCACCACCATCGCCGACACGCAGCCCGATGCGGTCTTCGTCACGACGATCGGGGTCGGTGCGCACCTCGCGTCGTGGGGGATCGCCGAAGACCGTATCCGGCAGGCGGATTGGTGGGAGGAGGTGGTGGTGCCGACCAGGGCGGGCGAGCTGCGCTTCACGTGCGGCCCGGCACGGCACTTCTCCGGGCGCTGGCTGGCACGCAATCTCACACAGTGGGGCAGCTGGGCGATCGCCGGCCGCGACCACAAGGTCTTCTTCTCCGGGGACACCGGACACAGCGAACGATTCGAGGACGTCGGCGCCCGCCTCGGCCCGTTCGACCTCACCCTCATCGCCGTCGGGGCCTACGACGTGATGTGGCCCGACATCCACGTGAACCCGGAGGAGGCCCTCTCGGTCCACCGGATGGTCTCGCCCGGTTCGGGTTCGGACTCGGTGTTCATCCCGATCCACTGGGGGACCTTCAACCTGGCGCGTCATCCGTGGGGCGAGCCCATCGCGCGGCTGCGGGCGGATTCGCGGCCGGACACGCCGACGATCCTGGTGCCGCAGCCCGGTGGCTCGATCGACCTGACCCACCGGACCGGTACCGGTGTGGCACAGCCCGGTTGGTGGGAGGCCTCCGCGTGA
- a CDS encoding HAD-IC family P-type ATPase, which yields MSSSTGIASPGLTAAEVAQRVAAGQVNALPDRSGRSVSDIVRANVFTRINAILGVLFAIVVFTGSLINGLFGLLIIANSGIGIIQEIRAKRTLDKLAIVGQARPRVRRDGTVTEVPPDEVVLDDIIEIGAGDQIVVDGEVVEATALDVDESLLTGEADPIDKDPGAAVLSGSFVVAGGGAYRATKVGADAYAAQLAAEASKFTLVSSELRSGIDQILRVITWLLIPAGVLTIINQLFISDNDLRKSLLGMVAALVPMVPEGLVLMTSIAFAVGVVRLGQRQCLVNELPAIEGLARVNVVCADKTGTLTENGMRLAEVRNLGSVPRETADQVLAALAAHDPRPNASMVAVAEAHPVAPDWTVTAVKPFTSATKWSGMSFRGSGSGPDAGSDDGHWLIGAPDVLLDPASDTARLASDIGATGLRVLLLACTDIPVDTDPAPGQIAPGTVSPVALVVLEQRVRSDARDTIDYFEQQHVAVKVISGDNARSVGAVAASLGLGSVDTSVDARELPAETGELADVVERGVTFGRVRPDQKRAMVKALQSRDNTVAMTGDGVNDVLALKDADIGVAMGSGSSAARSVAQIVLLDNKFATLPYVVGEGRRVIGNIERVSNLFLTKTVYAVLLALFVGVGGLLGAVFGSDPLSYPFQPIHVTISAWFTIGIPAFVLSLAPNNERARRGFVRRVLLSAVPNGVVVGLCTFVTYLIVNPGGAGVEVGGDAVELSQPQTQAATAALMTLIAIAVYVLAVVARPYNWWKVVLLAVSAGAYVLIFAWPFTQDLFRLDSSNWGMNSVALISAAVGIVCVEVVSRVAPRWIATHGDEAQLSGALVSDR from the coding sequence GTGAGCTCGTCGACGGGGATCGCCAGTCCCGGTCTCACCGCCGCCGAGGTGGCGCAGCGGGTCGCGGCCGGTCAGGTCAACGCCCTGCCCGACCGGTCCGGTCGCAGTGTCTCGGACATCGTGCGCGCGAACGTCTTCACGCGGATCAACGCGATCCTCGGGGTGCTGTTCGCGATCGTCGTGTTCACCGGCTCGCTGATCAACGGGCTGTTCGGGCTGCTGATCATCGCCAACTCGGGCATCGGCATCATCCAGGAGATCCGCGCCAAGCGGACCCTTGACAAGCTCGCGATCGTCGGTCAGGCCCGACCACGGGTCCGGCGCGACGGCACGGTGACCGAGGTGCCGCCCGATGAAGTGGTGCTCGACGACATCATCGAGATCGGTGCGGGCGACCAGATCGTCGTCGACGGTGAGGTCGTCGAGGCGACCGCGCTCGACGTCGACGAGTCGCTGCTCACCGGCGAGGCCGACCCGATCGACAAGGACCCGGGAGCCGCCGTGCTGTCGGGCAGTTTCGTGGTGGCCGGCGGGGGCGCGTACCGCGCCACCAAGGTCGGCGCCGACGCGTACGCGGCGCAGCTCGCGGCCGAGGCGTCGAAGTTCACCCTCGTCTCCTCGGAACTGCGCTCCGGGATCGACCAGATCTTGCGGGTGATCACCTGGTTGCTGATCCCGGCCGGCGTGCTGACGATCATCAATCAGCTCTTCATCAGTGACAACGATCTGCGCAAGTCGCTGTTGGGCATGGTCGCCGCGTTGGTGCCGATGGTCCCGGAGGGGCTCGTCCTGATGACCTCGATCGCCTTCGCGGTGGGCGTCGTGCGGCTGGGTCAACGGCAGTGTCTGGTGAACGAGCTACCGGCCATCGAGGGACTGGCGCGCGTCAACGTGGTCTGCGCCGACAAGACCGGCACCCTGACCGAGAACGGGATGCGACTGGCCGAGGTGCGAAACCTCGGGTCGGTACCACGCGAGACCGCGGACCAGGTCTTGGCCGCACTCGCCGCCCACGACCCGCGACCCAACGCCAGCATGGTCGCGGTCGCCGAGGCCCACCCGGTCGCGCCGGACTGGACGGTGACGGCCGTCAAACCGTTCACATCCGCCACCAAGTGGAGCGGGATGTCGTTCCGCGGAAGCGGCTCCGGCCCGGATGCCGGAAGCGACGACGGGCACTGGCTCATCGGTGCGCCCGACGTCCTGCTCGACCCGGCGAGCGACACGGCCCGCCTCGCCTCCGACATCGGCGCCACCGGACTCCGCGTGCTGCTGCTCGCGTGCACCGACATCCCCGTCGACACCGACCCCGCACCGGGTCAGATCGCTCCGGGAACCGTGTCGCCGGTGGCGCTCGTGGTCCTCGAACAACGCGTGCGTTCCGACGCGCGCGACACGATCGACTACTTCGAACAGCAGCATGTCGCGGTGAAGGTCATCTCCGGCGACAACGCCCGGTCGGTGGGCGCGGTCGCCGCGTCGCTCGGCCTCGGGTCGGTCGACACCTCGGTCGACGCGCGCGAGTTGCCCGCCGAGACAGGCGAACTCGCCGACGTCGTCGAACGCGGTGTGACGTTCGGCCGGGTGCGGCCCGACCAGAAACGCGCCATGGTGAAGGCGTTGCAGTCGCGGGACAACACCGTTGCCATGACCGGGGACGGCGTCAACGACGTCCTCGCGCTCAAGGACGCCGACATCGGCGTCGCGATGGGCTCGGGCAGCTCCGCTGCCCGGTCGGTGGCCCAGATCGTGTTGCTGGACAACAAGTTCGCCACTCTTCCCTACGTGGTGGGCGAGGGTCGTCGCGTCATCGGCAACATCGAGCGCGTCTCCAACCTGTTCCTCACAAAGACCGTGTACGCGGTGCTGCTGGCGCTGTTCGTCGGTGTGGGCGGACTCCTCGGGGCGGTGTTCGGGTCCGATCCGCTGAGCTATCCGTTCCAGCCGATCCACGTGACGATCTCGGCCTGGTTCACCATCGGCATACCGGCGTTCGTGCTGTCGCTGGCTCCCAACAACGAGCGAGCACGCCGTGGTTTCGTGCGCCGGGTGCTGCTCAGCGCGGTGCCCAACGGCGTCGTCGTCGGTCTGTGCACTTTCGTGACCTACCTGATCGTCAACCCGGGCGGCGCCGGTGTCGAGGTGGGCGGGGACGCCGTCGAGCTGTCGCAGCCTCAGACGCAGGCCGCCACCGCGGCGCTGATGACGTTGATCGCGATCGCGGTCTATGTGCTCGCGGTGGTCGCCCGTCCGTACAACTGGTGGAAGGTCGTCCTGCTGGCGGTCTCGGCCGGCGCGTACGTGCTGATCTTCGCGTGGCCGTTCACCCAGGACCTGTTCCGGCTCGACTCCTCGAACTGGGGGATGAACTCGGTGGCCCTGATCTCGGCCGCGGTCGGAATCGTGTGCGTCGAGGTCGTCTCACGCGTCGCGCCGAGGTGGATCGCCACCCACGGGGACGAAGCGCAGCTCAGCGGGGCGCTCGTCTCCGACCGATAG
- a CDS encoding antitoxin → MDLKGLVNKARATLQKNPNLIEKGGDAIDKVTKNKYSGQVDKAQDAVRKAVGAPHQNPGHQNPGPQNPGHQNPGNPQQ, encoded by the coding sequence ATGGATCTCAAGGGACTCGTCAACAAGGCCAGAGCCACGCTGCAGAAGAACCCGAACCTGATCGAGAAGGGCGGCGACGCCATCGACAAGGTCACGAAGAACAAGTACTCGGGTCAGGTCGACAAGGCACAGGACGCCGTGCGCAAGGCCGTCGGCGCGCCTCACCAGAACCCGGGGCACCAGAACCCCGGACCGCAGAATCCCGGGCACCAGAACCCGGGTAACCCCCAGCAGTAG
- a CDS encoding DNA-3-methyladenine glycosylase: MESLVFAMTQESSAPASAAEQARSLLGSHLTGHGVTIRLTEVEAYAGPDDPASHAYTRTPRSEIMYGPPGRLYVYRIHGHHCANVVVAGPGPAAAVLLRAGEVIDGTELARARRGVTRVGPVSDDRLASGPGNLCRALGITMADLDTDLTDPSTPVLLEPGTPRAGERVVAGPRVGVRRAADLDWRFWIGGDPTVSTYRRHPRAGA; the protein is encoded by the coding sequence ATGGAGTCGCTCGTCTTCGCCATGACCCAAGAGAGTAGTGCCCCCGCTTCCGCCGCCGAACAGGCACGTTCGCTGCTGGGCTCGCACCTGACCGGGCACGGTGTGACGATCCGCCTGACCGAGGTCGAGGCGTATGCCGGTCCCGACGATCCGGCGTCCCACGCCTACACCCGAACACCCCGCTCGGAGATCATGTACGGCCCGCCGGGCCGCCTGTACGTCTACCGCATCCACGGCCACCACTGCGCGAACGTCGTGGTCGCCGGTCCGGGTCCTGCGGCCGCCGTGTTGCTGCGCGCGGGCGAGGTGATCGACGGCACCGAACTCGCGCGCGCCCGGCGCGGTGTCACCCGCGTCGGGCCCGTCTCCGACGACCGACTCGCGAGCGGCCCGGGCAATCTGTGCCGCGCTCTGGGGATCACGATGGCCGACCTCGACACCGACCTCACCGACCCGTCGACCCCCGTGCTCCTCGAACCCGGGACGCCCCGAGCCGGCGAACGCGTGGTCGCCGGCCCACGGGTCGGCGTCCGTCGGGCCGCCGACCTCGACTGGCGATTCTGGATCGGCGGCGACCCGACGGTGTCGACGTATCGCCGACATCCGCGGGCGGGCGCGTGA
- a CDS encoding type II toxin-antitoxin system Rv0910 family toxin, with amino-acid sequence MAKTSDSIGVDLSPEDTWAAASDLSRYSEWLVIHETWRSPLPDATELGKGTEISSIVKVKGTRVRFDWVVEKFEPVSHVRLKGNGKGGVKAKLDLGIAPTSTGSEVTFTVDLGGLPLIGPVGKTAAMAVSGDLRKSLLKFREVFG; translated from the coding sequence ATGGCGAAGACGAGCGACTCCATCGGCGTTGATCTGTCACCGGAAGATACCTGGGCCGCGGCTTCGGATCTCTCGCGGTACAGCGAATGGCTGGTGATCCACGAGACGTGGCGCAGTCCCCTCCCGGACGCCACCGAGCTGGGGAAGGGGACCGAGATCTCGTCGATCGTGAAGGTCAAGGGCACCCGCGTCCGCTTCGACTGGGTCGTCGAGAAGTTCGAGCCGGTCTCCCACGTGCGCCTGAAGGGCAACGGCAAAGGCGGGGTCAAGGCCAAGCTGGATCTGGGCATCGCTCCCACGTCGACCGGATCGGAAGTAACCTTCACTGTTGATCTGGGTGGGCTGCCGCTGATCGGACCCGTGGGCAAGACCGCGGCGATGGCGGTTTCGGGGGATCTGCGTAAGTCGCTGCTGAAGTTCCGTGAGGTGTTCGGCTGA
- a CDS encoding substrate-binding domain-containing protein, translating into MGRHSSGADRAGNEWNGNDRTGGAVPPRAQSPSNSARSDRDDDFGFEHRNTDGGRRGGWLWAGAVLLVVVALVTGVIIWQTSSGGCGERTRVAVASDSAMTGPLREVARQASADSCFDYDVQTAAGADVPGLLTQGAAAPDLWVADSQVQARRVTTQVRRELDLVSPSIASTPAVVAGTDVPELGTWVEVMKLPDLRTGSPVDTSTGDAPIIGALAAVDSGELADEDFTEAMTILAIQQNNARLANDNEGTRLNLANTSGVPVVTTEQQFDLFMRTHPGSKLTSTIPAAGTVMLDYPLVNTAPAARQQASADAGAALVAALSTDAGRAALADSGYRDADGNGVGQPVKELELRDPSSVDKALRQWQVLGVPIRSLVVQDTSGSMETPAGGTTRAGLLIDASQTGLKLFPNNTMIGGWAFSVNKGGPGQDWEELAPIRRLDARSGSGTHRDALGRAVEEGLSDLGGGTGLYDTTLAAFKKVQDTYDPNYSNSVIIMTDGQNEDPDSITLDELLAELKRLEDPARPVLVLTIGISDDADSDALKQIAEATGGTTYVAENAADIRTVFVDAIQARVAAAGR; encoded by the coding sequence ATGGGGCGTCACAGCTCCGGTGCCGATCGCGCCGGAAACGAGTGGAACGGGAACGACCGGACGGGAGGGGCGGTCCCGCCGCGTGCGCAGTCTCCGTCGAACAGTGCCCGGTCAGACCGCGATGACGACTTCGGTTTCGAGCATCGCAACACCGACGGGGGCCGTCGCGGCGGATGGCTGTGGGCGGGTGCCGTTCTGCTGGTCGTCGTCGCCCTGGTCACCGGCGTCATCATCTGGCAGACCAGTTCGGGCGGCTGCGGTGAACGCACCCGGGTGGCGGTGGCGTCGGACTCGGCGATGACGGGGCCGCTGCGCGAGGTGGCGCGGCAGGCGTCCGCGGATTCGTGTTTCGACTACGACGTGCAGACGGCCGCGGGCGCGGACGTGCCCGGACTCCTCACGCAGGGTGCCGCGGCTCCTGATCTCTGGGTCGCGGACTCGCAGGTGCAGGCCCGCCGTGTGACCACCCAGGTGCGTCGTGAACTCGACCTGGTGTCGCCGTCGATCGCGTCGACCCCGGCCGTCGTCGCCGGTACCGACGTGCCCGAGCTGGGCACCTGGGTGGAGGTCATGAAGCTGCCGGACCTGCGCACCGGCAGCCCCGTGGACACCAGCACCGGGGACGCGCCGATCATCGGCGCCCTCGCGGCGGTCGACTCCGGCGAGCTCGCCGACGAGGACTTCACCGAGGCGATGACCATCCTCGCCATCCAGCAGAACAATGCGCGCCTCGCCAACGACAACGAGGGCACCCGGCTCAACCTCGCCAACACCTCCGGCGTCCCGGTGGTCACCACCGAGCAGCAGTTCGACCTCTTCATGCGTACCCATCCGGGCTCGAAGCTGACGTCGACGATTCCCGCGGCCGGGACCGTGATGCTCGACTACCCGCTGGTCAACACGGCACCCGCGGCACGTCAGCAGGCGTCCGCCGACGCGGGGGCGGCCCTGGTAGCCGCTCTGAGCACCGACGCGGGACGCGCCGCACTGGCCGACTCCGGATACCGCGACGCCGACGGGAACGGCGTCGGCCAGCCGGTGAAGGAGCTCGAACTCCGCGATCCGTCGTCCGTCGACAAGGCGCTGCGACAGTGGCAGGTCCTGGGTGTGCCGATCCGCTCGCTGGTCGTGCAGGACACCTCCGGATCGATGGAGACGCCGGCCGGCGGGACCACCCGGGCCGGCCTGCTCATCGACGCCTCCCAGACCGGGCTGAAACTCTTCCCCAACAACACGATGATCGGCGGCTGGGCGTTCAGCGTGAACAAGGGCGGGCCCGGGCAGGACTGGGAGGAACTCGCCCCGATCCGTCGCCTCGACGCCCGCTCGGGGAGCGGTACGCATCGCGACGCGCTCGGCCGGGCCGTCGAAGAGGGGCTGTCGGACCTCGGTGGCGGGACCGGTCTCTACGACACGACCCTCGCGGCGTTCAAGAAGGTGCAGGACACCTACGACCCGAACTACTCCAACAGCGTCATCATCATGACCGACGGACAGAACGAGGATCCGGACAGCATCACGCTCGACGAACTGCTCGCCGAGTTGAAGCGCCTCGAGGACCCGGCGCGTCCGGTGCTGGTGCTGACGATCGGCATCTCCGACGACGCGGACTCCGACGCACTCAAGCAGATCGCGGAGGCGACGGGCGGCACCACCTACGTCGCGGAGAACGCGGCCGACATCCGCACCGTGTTCGTCGACGCCATCCAGGCGAGGGTCGCGGCCGCCGGACGCTGA
- a CDS encoding FMN-binding protein produces MTYIPETPETLEPRSTASSESPRPSRTLRGSTALARTGGVVAAMAAVGLVAGACSSGDSGSGDSTTGTTADSSAATEAADAGSGEYKDGEYTARGEYISPGGPQSVGVTVTLSNSVITAVSVDTSQTKGPSLEYQGKFAGGISDVVVGKNIDEIEVDKVSGSSLTSGGFNEAITQIKEEAQA; encoded by the coding sequence ATGACGTACATCCCAGAGACGCCCGAGACCCTCGAACCGCGCAGCACCGCCTCCTCCGAGTCCCCCCGTCCGTCCCGGACTCTCCGGGGATCCACCGCACTTGCTCGCACCGGCGGGGTGGTCGCCGCCATGGCGGCGGTCGGACTCGTCGCGGGCGCGTGCTCGTCCGGGGACTCCGGGTCGGGAGACTCGACCACCGGCACGACGGCGGACAGTTCGGCCGCCACCGAGGCGGCCGACGCCGGCTCCGGCGAATACAAGGACGGCGAGTACACCGCGCGCGGTGAGTACATCTCGCCCGGTGGCCCGCAGAGCGTCGGCGTGACCGTCACGCTGTCGAACTCGGTCATCACCGCGGTGTCGGTGGACACGAGCCAGACCAAGGGGCCGTCGCTGGAGTATCAGGGCAAGTTCGCCGGTGGCATCTCCGATGTCGTGGTGGGCAAGAACATCGACGAGATCGAGGTCGACAAGGTGTCCGGTTCGTCGCTCACCTCCGGTGGCTTCAACGAGGCGATCACCCAGATCAAGGAAGAGGCCCAGGCCTGA
- a CDS encoding FAD:protein FMN transferase produces the protein MGTRWTISTPSPLPVDVVDAVDAEIDRIDRAWSRFRDDSTVADMARQAGRYPIADSDQPLVDWYRRLYDLTGGAVSPLVGQTLADAGYDAAYSLRASTRVPAAPAWDSVIGEHTGALEIREPALLDVGAAGKGFAVDRVAAIVGASVDDFVVDAGGDMVVSPRSRGLRVALEHPSDTTKAIGVVSVAGGAICASASNRRVWADWHHIVDPRTASPAREVLATWVIAPSAMEADGLATALFFTPAAFLRGDFDHHREGFHHVTIRRNGSVEHTAIPGLELFL, from the coding sequence ATCGGGACCCGATGGACGATCAGTACCCCGTCGCCGCTGCCCGTCGACGTGGTCGACGCGGTGGACGCCGAGATCGACCGGATCGATCGCGCGTGGTCCCGGTTCCGGGACGACTCGACGGTCGCGGACATGGCCAGGCAGGCGGGTCGGTACCCGATCGCCGACTCCGACCAGCCGCTCGTCGACTGGTATCGCCGTCTCTACGACCTCACCGGCGGCGCCGTGTCGCCGCTGGTGGGGCAGACGCTCGCCGACGCGGGTTATGACGCTGCCTACAGCCTGCGCGCGTCCACCCGGGTGCCGGCCGCCCCGGCATGGGACTCCGTGATCGGCGAGCACACGGGCGCACTGGAGATCCGCGAACCGGCGTTGCTCGACGTCGGTGCTGCCGGAAAGGGATTCGCGGTGGACCGGGTGGCGGCCATCGTCGGCGCGAGCGTCGACGACTTCGTGGTCGACGCCGGTGGCGACATGGTGGTCTCGCCCCGCTCCCGCGGACTGCGGGTGGCGTTGGAGCATCCGTCCGATACGACGAAGGCGATCGGTGTCGTGTCCGTCGCCGGTGGCGCGATCTGCGCATCGGCGAGCAATCGGCGGGTGTGGGCCGACTGGCATCACATCGTCGACCCGCGCACGGCCTCACCCGCCCGAGAAGTCCTGGCGACCTGGGTGATCGCGCCGTCGGCGATGGAGGCGGACGGCTTGGCGACGGCGCTGTTCTTCACGCCGGCGGCGTTCCTGCGCGGCGACTTCGACCACCACCGCGAAGGTTTCCACCACGTGACCATCCGACGCAACGGGAGCGTCGAGCACACCGCGATCCCCGGATTGGAGTTGTTCCTGTGA